In one Acidimicrobium ferrooxidans DSM 10331 genomic region, the following are encoded:
- the rplU gene encoding 50S ribosomal protein L21 codes for MDAIISTGGRQERVREGDEVLLDLQSFEGSSARLTPLAIIDGDEVLVAPAQLEGAYVEVDIVGVAKGPKVRGFTYKAKANERRRYGHRQRYVRVRVTSVHVERAAAVERTA; via the coding sequence ATGGACGCAATCATCTCAACCGGGGGCCGCCAAGAGCGGGTGCGCGAGGGGGACGAGGTCCTCCTCGACCTCCAGTCGTTCGAGGGCTCCTCGGCGCGGCTCACTCCACTGGCGATCATCGACGGTGACGAGGTTCTCGTCGCCCCGGCTCAGCTCGAGGGAGCCTATGTCGAGGTCGACATCGTCGGGGTGGCCAAGGGTCCCAAGGTTCGAGGGTTCACCTACAAGGCCAAGGCGAACGAGCGTCGCCGTTACGGCCATCGTCAGCGGTACGTCCGTGTGCGCGTGACGAGTGTCCACGTCGAGCGCGCGGCGGCAGTGGAGAGGACTGCGTAG
- a CDS encoding ABC transporter ATP-binding protein, with translation MAPPALTIDGLGAAWGPVQVLWDITFSVEDGAATLVLGANGAGKSTLLATLVGLHETRGGSVSLFGESVDRVPAHRRARLGVAFMSEQGIFPSLSIRENLVLGGLRLRQRERAARIDEVLAMFPELADRLGEPAGSLSGGQRKMVGIAKCLMAAPRLLIMDEPSAGLAPRIVNEVIDRLRDLHAQGITLLVAEQNVSFLELATDVIVLEGGRVRFSGPRDAFEHDNQLREAFFGLEGLQEL, from the coding sequence TTGGCACCACCAGCGCTCACGATTGACGGTCTCGGGGCCGCGTGGGGCCCCGTCCAGGTGCTCTGGGACATCACGTTCTCGGTCGAGGACGGCGCCGCCACCCTCGTCCTCGGTGCGAATGGAGCGGGGAAGTCCACCTTGCTCGCCACCCTCGTCGGCCTCCACGAGACGCGCGGCGGGTCGGTCTCGCTGTTCGGCGAGTCGGTCGACCGGGTGCCTGCCCATCGCCGCGCTCGTCTCGGCGTTGCGTTCATGAGCGAGCAGGGCATCTTCCCGAGTCTCTCCATCCGCGAGAACCTCGTCCTCGGTGGCCTCCGCCTTCGCCAGAGGGAGCGAGCAGCGCGCATCGACGAGGTCCTCGCGATGTTCCCCGAGCTCGCCGATCGTCTCGGCGAGCCAGCAGGGAGCCTGTCGGGCGGACAGCGCAAGATGGTCGGGATCGCCAAGTGCCTCATGGCGGCCCCACGCCTGCTCATCATGGACGAGCCCTCGGCTGGGCTTGCTCCTCGGATCGTGAACGAGGTGATCGATCGCCTGCGTGATCTCCATGCCCAGGGCATCACGCTGCTCGTGGCGGAACAGAACGTCTCCTTCCTCGAGCTCGCGACCGACGTGATCGTCCTCGAGGGTGGTCGGGTGCGCTTCAGCGGCCCTCGCGACGCCTTCGAACACGACAACCAACTCCGCGAGGCCTTCTTTGGACTCGAAGGCCTCCAAGAGCTCTAA
- the rpmA gene encoding 50S ribosomal protein L27 — translation MSKTKGGGSTKNGRDSNAQRLGVKAFGGETVKAGSIIVRQRGTRFFPGHNVGRGRDDTLFALAAGQVRFGVRRGRRVVDVEPAGESLG, via the coding sequence ATGTCGAAGACCAAGGGTGGCGGATCGACGAAGAACGGTCGCGACTCGAATGCGCAGCGACTCGGCGTCAAGGCATTCGGTGGCGAGACCGTGAAGGCGGGCTCCATCATCGTGCGTCAGCGCGGGACACGATTCTTCCCGGGCCACAACGTCGGTCGAGGGCGTGACGATACGTTGTTCGCACTCGCCGCGGGCCAGGTTCGCTTCGGCGTTCGTCGTGGTCGTCGCGTCGTCGACGTCGAGCCCGCCGGGGAGTCGCTCGGCTAG
- the proB gene encoding glutamate 5-kinase, with translation MIRRLVVKVGTSSLTTEAGSLRTELIGSLAAQIAELERSGVTVVWVASGAVAVGLARCGLTRPQEPDVLQAASALGQVVLASGLIEALGAHGVLGGQILLTSDALADRRSYLHARTTFEALFRLGVVPVVNENDAVASDEIRFGDNDRLAALVAHLVGADRLLLLTDQPGVFAKDPRSHPDADLIEELTPEAASVVTLGGAGTMRGSGGMSSKVQAAEIAARSGADCLIASAARAEVIVDAARGRPLVATLVRRRRRREPARRLWIAYAATPQGRVVVDDGARDALVERGASLLAVGIVEVSGEFLAGSVVEVADRSGRLFAKGVVRVDSRDVRRCRDEVIHRDDLAILVEGPGPREHHADG, from the coding sequence GTGATCCGGCGCCTGGTGGTGAAGGTGGGCACCTCCTCGCTGACGACCGAGGCGGGCTCGCTCCGCACCGAGCTCATCGGGAGCCTCGCCGCTCAGATCGCCGAGCTCGAGCGGAGCGGCGTCACGGTGGTCTGGGTCGCCAGTGGCGCGGTCGCCGTCGGACTGGCTCGCTGTGGGCTGACGAGGCCGCAGGAACCCGACGTCCTCCAGGCCGCGAGCGCACTTGGTCAGGTGGTGCTCGCGTCTGGACTCATCGAGGCGCTCGGAGCGCATGGAGTGCTGGGAGGACAGATCCTTCTCACCTCGGATGCACTCGCCGATCGTCGGAGCTACCTGCATGCGCGCACCACGTTCGAGGCGCTGTTTCGCCTGGGTGTGGTGCCGGTCGTGAACGAGAACGACGCGGTGGCCAGTGACGAGATCCGCTTCGGCGACAACGATCGGCTCGCGGCGCTCGTCGCACACCTCGTGGGTGCCGATCGGTTGCTGTTGCTCACCGATCAGCCGGGCGTCTTCGCCAAGGATCCCCGTTCCCATCCCGACGCCGACCTCATCGAGGAGCTGACGCCCGAGGCTGCCTCGGTGGTGACGCTCGGTGGTGCCGGCACGATGCGCGGAAGCGGCGGCATGAGCTCGAAGGTCCAAGCCGCCGAGATCGCGGCCCGTTCGGGGGCCGACTGCCTCATCGCGAGCGCGGCTCGTGCCGAGGTGATCGTGGACGCCGCGCGCGGACGTCCGCTGGTGGCGACCCTCGTGCGACGCCGTCGTCGGCGTGAGCCTGCACGGAGGTTGTGGATCGCCTACGCGGCGACGCCTCAGGGTCGCGTGGTGGTCGACGACGGAGCGCGCGATGCGCTCGTCGAGCGCGGCGCGTCACTGCTCGCCGTCGGGATCGTCGAGGTCAGCGGGGAGTTCCTCGCCGGCAGCGTGGTCGAGGTCGCCGACCGATCAGGGCGGCTGTTCGCCAAGGGCGTGGTGCGGGTCGATTCGAGGGATGTGCGTCGTTGTCGCGACGAGGTCATCCACCGTGACGACCTCGCCATCCTCGTCGAGGGCCCCGGGCCGAGAGAGCACCACGCAGACGGATGA
- a CDS encoding Rne/Rng family ribonuclease, which yields MMEIQAPLAEPSSQRQGRRRAQSRLPRERRGRPVGRYQMAVHVHGDVTHVAILEGRSLIQHAVSRASDTETSVVGNIYLGRVVNVLPGMEAAFIDIGTAKNAVLYRGDVRYEREDLEGLGDGARIEQLLRPKQVIVCQAVKNPIAHKGARLTQEVSLPGRFAVLVPGQRSVGISKRLPDQERRRLRGLVEDLVPEGFGVILRTAAEGATRAELERDITQLVGMWQRIDELARTEHAPALLYQEPPAAVRVIREEFSQEFRSVAIDDRALYEDVARYVQTISPELADRVEYYDAEAEGVPIFQRYHVQHQLAKALERTVWLPSGGSLVIDRAEALTVIDVNTARNVGAVSLEETIHRNNLEAVEEIARQLRLRDIGGIIVIDVVDMVDPQNRDDVMRAFRAALARDKTRTHVYDMSPLGLIQMTRQRISEGLVESLSSTCPTCHGQGYVLDEDVVASR from the coding sequence ATGATGGAGATCCAGGCGCCGCTCGCCGAGCCCTCCTCGCAGCGTCAGGGGCGCCGTAGGGCCCAGAGTCGCCTCCCGAGGGAGCGGCGTGGCCGACCGGTCGGGCGCTACCAGATGGCCGTGCATGTCCACGGGGACGTCACGCACGTCGCGATTCTCGAGGGTCGCAGCTTGATCCAGCACGCGGTCTCTCGCGCGAGCGACACCGAGACGAGCGTGGTGGGCAACATCTATCTCGGACGGGTGGTGAACGTGCTACCCGGCATGGAGGCCGCGTTCATCGACATCGGCACGGCGAAGAACGCGGTGCTCTACCGCGGCGACGTGCGCTACGAGCGCGAGGATCTCGAGGGACTCGGTGACGGCGCCCGCATCGAGCAGCTGCTGCGTCCGAAGCAGGTGATCGTGTGCCAGGCGGTGAAGAACCCGATCGCGCACAAGGGCGCGCGCCTCACGCAGGAGGTGTCACTCCCGGGGCGTTTCGCGGTGCTGGTGCCGGGTCAGCGGTCGGTGGGCATCTCGAAGCGCCTCCCAGACCAGGAGCGACGGCGTCTGCGAGGGCTCGTCGAGGATCTCGTGCCCGAGGGTTTCGGCGTGATTCTGCGCACTGCTGCTGAGGGCGCGACCCGAGCGGAACTCGAGCGCGACATCACGCAGCTCGTCGGGATGTGGCAGCGCATCGACGAGCTGGCACGAACTGAGCACGCTCCAGCCCTGCTCTACCAGGAGCCCCCAGCAGCGGTCCGCGTCATCCGCGAGGAGTTCTCGCAGGAGTTCCGCTCGGTCGCGATCGATGACCGAGCGCTCTACGAGGACGTCGCGCGCTACGTCCAGACGATCTCGCCCGAGCTCGCCGACCGTGTCGAGTACTACGACGCCGAGGCAGAGGGCGTTCCGATCTTTCAGCGTTACCACGTTCAGCACCAGCTCGCCAAGGCGCTCGAGCGCACGGTCTGGTTGCCGAGCGGCGGATCGCTCGTCATCGATCGCGCAGAAGCGCTCACCGTCATCGACGTCAACACGGCCCGCAACGTCGGGGCGGTGTCACTGGAGGAGACGATCCACCGCAACAATCTCGAGGCGGTCGAGGAGATCGCTCGGCAGCTCCGACTCCGCGACATCGGCGGGATCATCGTGATCGACGTCGTGGACATGGTGGACCCGCAGAACCGTGACGACGTGATGCGGGCGTTCCGAGCAGCCCTTGCTCGCGACAAGACGAGAACCCACGTCTACGACATGAGCCCGCTGGGTCTCATCCAGATGACCCGGCAGCGCATCAGTGAGGGCCTCGTGGAGTCGCTCTCGTCGACGTGCCCGACCTGCCATGGCCAAGGCTACGTCCTGGACGAGGATGTGGTCGCGAGCCGCTAG
- the obgE gene encoding GTPase ObgE, with translation MSSFVDRAQLHARAGDGGAGAVSFRREAHVDRGGPDGGDGGDGGSVFVQGDEGVASLIAFRDQPFRRAEDGQHGRGQRRHGRRGRDLVVRLPLGTVVRDGEGNVLAEILDTTTRVEIARGGRGGQGNARFLSNRRRAPAFAEQGEHGDDRWVNLELKLVADVALVGPPNAGKSSLVGVLTNARPKIGDYPFTTLEPTLGVVRRGPEREFVIADVPGLIEGASEGRGLGHAFLRHVERARVCAVVVDAASAAPERDAATTLHELHAYAPWLRERPTVVVLQKADLVDDRAMVAERVGDAVGLPVAGVVSAHQREGLGPLLDVFERLVAEARARAAAGPAVTVLRPRARVEAEARRVAPGVFELLGRDAIRAVRLSDLSDEGALRVVHERLGALGLLRALRRLGARDGDVVRVGDLELTYEDEA, from the coding sequence GTGTCGAGCTTCGTCGATCGCGCTCAGCTCCATGCTCGAGCGGGCGATGGCGGGGCGGGTGCGGTCTCCTTTCGCCGTGAGGCCCACGTGGATCGTGGTGGGCCTGATGGCGGTGACGGTGGTGATGGCGGAAGCGTCTTCGTCCAGGGCGACGAAGGCGTCGCCTCGCTGATCGCCTTCCGCGATCAGCCGTTTCGCCGTGCAGAAGATGGCCAGCATGGCCGCGGGCAACGGCGGCATGGGCGTCGCGGCCGAGATCTCGTCGTGCGGCTCCCGCTCGGGACGGTCGTGCGTGATGGCGAGGGCAACGTCCTCGCCGAGATCCTCGACACCACGACCCGCGTGGAGATCGCCAGAGGTGGGCGTGGGGGGCAGGGGAACGCTCGGTTCCTCTCGAACCGCCGCCGTGCGCCGGCGTTTGCGGAGCAGGGCGAGCATGGCGACGATCGGTGGGTCAATCTCGAGCTGAAGCTCGTCGCGGACGTCGCACTCGTTGGGCCTCCGAATGCGGGCAAGAGCTCACTCGTTGGGGTGCTCACCAACGCCAGACCGAAGATCGGGGACTATCCCTTCACGACGCTCGAGCCCACCCTCGGCGTCGTGCGGCGCGGCCCCGAGCGCGAGTTCGTCATCGCTGACGTTCCTGGTCTCATCGAGGGGGCGAGTGAGGGTCGTGGGCTCGGCCATGCGTTCCTCCGACACGTGGAACGCGCGCGGGTGTGCGCCGTCGTCGTCGACGCGGCGAGTGCGGCACCGGAGCGCGATGCCGCGACGACGTTGCATGAGCTCCACGCGTATGCCCCATGGCTCAGAGAGCGCCCGACGGTCGTGGTGCTCCAGAAGGCCGATCTCGTCGACGACCGAGCCATGGTGGCCGAGCGGGTTGGTGACGCGGTCGGGCTCCCGGTGGCAGGTGTCGTCTCCGCTCACCAGCGGGAGGGTCTCGGGCCGCTGCTCGACGTGTTCGAGCGACTCGTGGCCGAGGCGCGGGCTCGGGCGGCGGCGGGGCCGGCGGTGACCGTGCTCAGGCCTCGGGCGCGTGTGGAGGCGGAGGCGCGTCGTGTCGCGCCCGGGGTTTTCGAGTTGCTCGGACGCGACGCCATCCGGGCCGTGCGCTTGAGCGATCTCAGCGACGAGGGCGCCTTACGGGTGGTGCACGAGCGTCTCGGAGCGCTTGGGCTGTTGCGGGCGTTGCGCCGTCTCGGGGCTCGCGATGGCGACGTCGTTCGTGTCGGGGACCTCGAGCTCACCTACGAGGACGAGGCGTGA
- a CDS encoding DinB family protein, whose translation MPATVGELHDPRRVEPGFDDGERAMLEGWLDYHRTTLLLKVEGLTEEQLTTRPIATSLLSLRGLVRHMADVEAWWFRKQLLGEDGWAPRFWDPETPDADFLIDAPVGFADDLATWQSAIDASRRAIDGRELTWARQPGAPTIRWVLAHMIEEYARHNGHADLLRELIDGTVGS comes from the coding sequence ATGCCAGCGACGGTCGGTGAACTGCACGATCCCAGGCGAGTCGAACCAGGGTTCGACGATGGCGAGCGCGCCATGCTCGAGGGATGGTTGGACTACCACCGCACCACGTTGCTCCTCAAGGTCGAAGGCCTCACCGAGGAGCAGCTCACGACGCGTCCGATCGCGACGTCGCTCCTGTCGCTGCGCGGACTCGTTCGCCACATGGCCGACGTCGAGGCGTGGTGGTTTCGCAAGCAGCTCCTCGGCGAGGACGGCTGGGCACCTCGGTTCTGGGATCCAGAGACCCCGGATGCCGATTTTCTCATCGACGCTCCCGTGGGCTTCGCCGACGACCTCGCCACCTGGCAGAGCGCGATCGATGCGAGCCGGCGCGCCATCGACGGGCGCGAGCTGACGTGGGCACGCCAGCCCGGCGCTCCGACCATCCGCTGGGTCCTCGCGCACATGATCGAGGAGTACGCCCGTCACAACGGCCACGCTGACCTCCTGCGCGAACTCATCGACGGCACGGTCGGTTCCTGA